Genomic window (Ananas comosus cultivar F153 linkage group 1, ASM154086v1, whole genome shotgun sequence):
TATCAAATTGCTTAAATTTACCTAAAATGTCGACCATCACATCGTAAGTATCAGCCGAGTGCATATAGTAATTTCTCTGGGTACCAGCCCAAATGAAGAAACCAAAAGCAGGAACCCAATCATTATTAAACCTCTGCAATATCTTATCAACCAAGGGCTTAGAGATCCTGATAGAGCACCCATCATCGATAGCTATAAGCACTGCCTCAGGAGACGagaaattagagtttaaaatgcGACTAATTTGCTCAATATCTGCCTCAAAATCGGTGATATCATGCGAAACAGCCCTAAAAGAAACCTTCAAAGCGTTGGGGGGTATCGAACTGCTAATGCCATCGTCTGAGATTTCGACTTCGGGTGAGAGAACAAACTCATCATCTGAACCGACATAAGACGGATCATCCTCTGGGTACATAAACCAATCAGGGAGCTCCAGCGATTCCGGTGATTCGATTTGATTACAGAATCCACTTGCAATGCTGGAAAAGGCCCCATTTTTTCGACTTCTCGATGCAAAAAACAGCGGCACCGCTGCAAGGATTCTTCGGCAACCTCTCATGCTTCCAAAACCCAGATGCCAATAATTGCAGCAAAGTTGTATATTTGACAACCAAATCAACGAAGTTAAACAGTACACGTGGTCGAATTTTGCAAGATGTAGCCTCCCGAATTTCCCAGGAGCTAAAGCTTCTGACTTTTAGTCATCTTTGCAAAAGATAAGTAGCGAGAGATGCGTATTCAGAACAGAAAAGGAGGTCATATATGAAGAAAATTGTAACAACCTGAAGAATAAAAGAGCAGAGTAGTTAAAAAGAGTAGTAAAGGCAGCAACTTTATGAGGTAGGGATGAAATAAGTGGCAGCAGCAGGTTGGTGCGGGAGCGAGCTCGGCGGGGTGAACCGACGGCAAGGGCGTCGAGGGAGACCTCGTCGGCTTGGGTGCCGATCCACACGGCGAGCATGagctcgccgccgccggcggAGGAGAGCTTGTCGCCCTTCTTGTCCTCGAGCTTGTACCACTGCAGGGCGAGGGGCACCTCGGTGAGGTCGAAGACGATGCGGCCCACGAAGTTCGCCTGGATGCGGTCCTTGGAGAAGGCGAACACCTGGTGCCAGCTAGGGTTCTGGTTCAGGCGGAACTCCGGCGGGTCGACGGGCATTAGGGCATCATCGGAGCGCATGGAGGTGGAGCTGCGCATGGAGGAGGGTAGCTCCGACCAAATTCCAAATCTAGCGATTTCGGAGAAGTGGCTATACTTCAGAGGTTGACGGATCGGGCGGCCAGATTTTCGGAGCGGGCAAGGATGGCGCACCCAATACCCGCCTATGGGAGGATCGGTCGGGCAGAGTGCACCGATTACCCGCTAACCCGACTACAAGTGCTCATGGACCTGTCATGCTGACGGAGGCCCAGCGGAACACCGAATAGCGGTCCATCAGGCCCATGCCTGTAATTTTTACCACTTTTGCTGTTTAGTCCccataaaatagttttttttttcttttccagcATTAATTACCAAGTAATATAAACAACACCAAGATGTAATGAAAAGAGGACATCAATGAAATGAATTAGTACTTTCTTTCTCCCCAattatccttcttcttcttctctaatcttctccttccccctctcatctctctccacTTCTTCTCTATTTCTAGTAAAACCCTATTCTCTACCTTCCAATCTCACTCCTTAtctccctctatctctctaCATCTCCTTCTCTTTCCCAAACTCACCCTCAAATCACCCCAATTCTCTAAAGAACCCTGATCCGAGCCACCCCTCACCTCATCAGTCATCCTAGCCTCCGAGTAATTTCATCATCGACGTGTAGGGGTGgtaatccagctcgctgttcgtgagccagctcgtgtttggctcgaaatgagctcaagatcgaatcgctcgtttagtaaacgagccgaacacgagctgaatttttcagctcgtttaataaacgagccgaacacgagctgggtcaNtcagctcgctcgtgttcggctcgataacagctcgaatacatatattttatatttatataatttatttaatttatatttatatataaataaataattatatatatataatatatatttttattatttaatatttagcaaaataaaaatataaaggcgagctcaattataaaaaaatttatttatatatgtaaaatttcaactattagatcaaagtctaatggataaaattttatatatttattttttatatatatattcaatcgaATCATTTTCAACTTATTGTTcattggccagctcgtgagccagcttaTGTTCTGCTCGTTTATTAACTTAGTGTAAGCTCTCCGAAGTGGCTATTTTGGAGTACGCGACGACGAGCTTTGAGACGGATGAGGAGAGATAGAGGAGGCCATTTACGGTCATGTTGCCATGGATTTGGGCGACTTCTTTAAGGTTTGTGCATAATTTGAGAGACCCGGTCGGCGTAGAGGCATCGATTGACTCAATAAAGGAGCGAGCTTTGGGAGAGAACCTTGGAGTTGTCGAACAAGGGGAGAGAGTGGTGGTGGTGCTGGTGATCGCCATAAGCGAATGAGGTTGAGCTCCACGTTTTTGCTGATCCAATAACTAGTCATTTTCTTCACACCTTATACTAAGTAGGTGCGGAGCTCGATGATCCCGAAGAATTTGACGAACTCATTATGACATCATAAATTACACGCATaaatcaattttatatatatatattgagtttttttttttttatctttctgaAAATCCAAATCTTTTTGTCAGAAGTTGATTGCTGTCCCTACTCAACTTctacaaaaacaacaacaacaacgacaTTACAAGGTACAAGGAAGAGAGATTTGGAAAATCAAGTTCACAGATAAAACAAGTTCATTACAACTAATAATACTTAGACTCGTCACATCTGCTCAACCACATCTTACCCACTGTAAATGGCTTCGGAACGCCAGAATTGGACAAATCACATTTATACCAACTTGTATGTTGTGAGTGAATTTGGAAATAACAATTCCGAAAAGGAACTATGGGCCGCGGGCAGGTACAAAGCAGAAGCACCCGCTGGCGTGACCATCTCGGAATCATGCCCCCACCTTTGCTCGTGTCGATTGCCTCCAAGAGCCTCACGACTTCATGCATCTCAGGGCGTTTATCCGGGTTCGAGTCCCAGCATTTCCTCATTATGCTCGCCAGTGAGTTCGGGCTGTAGCGGGGTATCTCAGGCCGCAAGTTCTGCCAAAGAATCAGGGCAGGTTAATGATTAGGGGCCTGCTTGACATGCAAGATCGTCTTGTTcgaaaatattatttgtttacTCAATGGACGCTGTAATTGGATGATGGAGAATTTGTAAATATCTGTTAAATTGCACGATATAGACAACCTCTATGTCATTTTTTATGGAATATGGTAAATCTACAATGCATATGAGCACCTTGAAATGGTAAAAAAGATCAAATTCCTAAGTTGCAATAAGCTAGGATTTAAAAAGAGTaaaggagaaaaacaaaaaattaacaacATTGTGGTAGAACAGACCTGACGAACGACAGCGGAGGATACATCAGCAAagctgatatcaggatagggcATGTCGCAGCAATAGATCTCCCATAAACATATGCCAAAGCTATAAACATCGCATCTGTGGTTGTATAGCTTACCTTCAAGGACCTACACAtataaattagttagatttCAAGAACCTTCAAGGACCTACACATATGCCAaagctatttcttttttttttattctcttttgagCAAATCAGAGAAATCCCCCTTTATAGGAGGAACCAtaagaaaattctaaataaataacAGGAAATATTCATTCGATTACCGAGGTATAACAAAGTTCTCAGAACGGACATAATTGTTTTCCAAGATCCAACATCTCATAACAGAACAAAATGCTTGAAACAAAAAAGAACTGGTACCTCTGGGGCCATATAGCCAAGAGTGCCTGTTTCACCAGTCATGTGCTTTGGATTTTGGGCCTCGACGCGAGCCacaccaaaatctgcaattttaaGAGTTCGGTGGATATCCAACAGCATGTTCTCAGTCTTGACATCACGATGCACAATTGTTTTGGAATGGAGATAGCTCAAACTGCAATGTAAGAGAAcatatttaatttcattttcaccgagggaaaaaaaaaggaatgggAACATGATGCTTACCCTCTTGCAAGATCTAGTGCTAATTGAATCACAACCTTATAAGCAAGTTTCTTTCGCCGATTCTTGATTAGATATTGCTTCAAAGTTCCACCAGCAAGAAATTCAACAGCAACACAACAAGCTCTAGTTGGAAAGGAGCTATGGACATTACTTGAAGCGTTTTTCTGTGGAATCTTCAGATCCGATGTTCCCATTGATGCCCCAACAAACTGGAATGATTAAATTTTACTGAGTCAAACAGGTTGAGTGCAATACAACACACAAAGGGCTAAATTTGCAGAATGGCGTTTGCACTTTGCccctgaaatattaaaatttatttttttttttagtaaacaGGGATAGACCCTATTTGGGTTccgaaatattaaaatttaaaaacctatatttaaTCTTCCGAATAGAGTTTGGACATTCTGTACATAACACCTTCCTGTGACACGTTTATTATTTCAGGAATTGTCAGGTACTCctaaattctttttctttttccttctgaATGAAGTTTGGAATGAGATCAAACAAGAAGCAAAAAACAAGTCCAATCTCCCAAATGGACTTACTGTTGCGAGACTGAAGCATATAATGTAAGCTATTACAGCTGCATAACCAACTTCGTACCCTGGTagcatttggattgtttagCTTTTGCCAAACCGCAACCTCTTGTTTGAAAGATGCTCGAAGAGCAGTGGTTTCAGCCTCTGTAGCAACCCCATCTAGTCCCCAGTCCAACAACTTCACTACAAtacaaagagggaaaaaaaaaaaaaagaagcatcaaGAAGTCAATGAAATTACAAGGTCTGTACTGTGAGACATGCAGAAGACTAACAGAAACCCTTCACACATTTACCAAGATGAGCCACAAATTATCGAACAAAAATGACAATACGGAAAGTTGCAAGAGAAGCATCTCTAAAAGTGCTTGAAAACCAGTATGTTTGAATACAAGCGTACCATAGTTTTCAACAGCAGTCTTACCAGTGAGATACCGGTCACATATAGTTCAAACTTCAGCTATGCAAGACAAGCATATAATTTTTACTGAGTCAATTTATAAGCAAACAAGTGGAATATCTATTACAATCTCATATTCAAGTTTGATTTGTTTAGGACAAAAAATATTTCTGGTTCTCACATTGCATATCGAAATAAGAAATTAGTAATTGTTTCAGCAGACATCAATAAGCAAAAAAATTCATAAGTAAATTTTGAAGCTGGAAATAAATACaacaggaaaagaaaataacagaCAGAAGTAAAGAAGGTTAACTGCAGTGTGTGACATCGTGATAATAAAACACAAGGGCACATTTAGCATCTGCAGTGGCCAGAGAATGTGATGTTGCAACAAATCCATAGATAGATCTTTAATTGAGAATAAGTAAATGCATCAAACTTTACGCTTTTTAATGTTGAAGCAAGAAGCTAAATACCCGCAACATCTTGGTCATCATAGGTGCCTCGATAAACCGTGCCGTAACTCGTAAGTTCCTTTTGCTACAACATATCTTATATCCAACTTAGATAGATCGATCTCCCATTACTCAGGCTTCTTCGAAGCGCTCCTCTCCTTTATCCAAACCTTAGATAGTTTCTTCTCCAGCTGTATATCCAAATTCTTCAGATCAATCTTATCGGCTCTAAAGAACATGTCCTTCCCACTGAAACTCCCAAAACCATTAATCTTCGaatccaccttctccttcctcaCTTCGGTGGCAAAGTCTTCGCCTTTTTTTGGATCCATGGTCGGCAAAATCTCAAGCAGTCACAAAAAAGGCATAGAAAAGGCCCAAAAACAAGGGCCTTTTCTTGCGGGGATTagagctacaaaattatttacataattGCTCAACTATTAGGGTCAATTGTGAGTAATAAATCCCTTAAAAAGTACCCTTTTTACTTAAAAGAGGATACAAATGGATCGATTCCGAAATGCAACCCTCAAAGAGGGGGTCGATTTCGATGATCAATGGCGCAAAATCATTACAGCAAGCTTATTGTAGCCATAAGAATGACTGAGAGATGGCGAAAagggggagaggaagaggggagAGAAAGGGGAAAGGAAACACCTTTCATAGGAAGGAACGAAAacaaaagggagagagagagagagagagagagagagggaaatgtgaagagagagagagagaaaaggaaaggaatgGAGGAGGAAAGGGCGTGAGATTTGTGCACCTAAAATAGAACCCAACAACTACTTCAAATGGTCGGAGGAAAATTACCGAATATAGCAAGAGCAAAACAATGAGAggattatttgtatttttctttcctCCTAAGTAACATAACACCCCGCCAAATCACAAAATCCATCATCTCCAAattctcacacacacacacacacacacacacaacacacacacaaaagaaaaaagtaattttttgctatcaaattatCACATACCAATATTAAGAgctgtaaaaatttaaaaatatatttatatttagatgAGCTGCATATTGATTGCTATTTTACAGTGTGCGGATAATTTTTTAGATCATACTGCTATATGTTATATCTGTTTCCAAAAATAGGCCTCTAACAAGGCATGGAAGATACTAGTGCATTGGATTTGAGCCATCTTTTATTTTCTGTGTCTATTTAATACTGCAGTAATGAATAGAACACATACATTGGACAAGAGAAATGTGTCGGTTTATATTAGCAAATATAACAAACTGGAGATGGAACAAGGCGTTGAGAATTTGAAAAGAAACTATGAAGGACGTGTTGAGAGAACGTCATTCTGGTTCATCAAACAGTAGAAAACTTTTCACACAATGACAGATAAGTTCAGGACACACAAATAGTAGTACTCCCTAAATTATTGTCTTCTCATGAAGCATGAGATTTATTCCAAAGGCAACAGCAGACTCAAGCATGATCACCACCGACACCAGCACGCAGAAAACTCCACTTAATTCTCATCTGATCGACTATTTGGGAAGCTGCCTCGGAGGCGGTATTGGTTTAGCGGGCTGTGAACCAGGTAAGTTCGCGGGGTTCCTAGGAGGCGGTATTGGTTTAGCAGGCTGTGAACCAGGTAAGTTCGCCAGGTTCCTGGGAGGCGGTATTGGTTTAGCAGGCTGTGAACCAGGTAAGTTCGCCGGGTTCCTGGGAGGAGGTATTGGTTTAGCAGGTTGCAAACCAGGTAAGTTTGCCGGGTTCCTGGGAGGAGGTATTGGTTTAGCAGAGTAACTTTGAGCAGGCGGGTTGTAGCCAGGCCTCATTGAAGGGTTGGGGGCTCCGTAAGCATGGCTTGTTGGAGGGTATGGAGGTTCATATCCATAGTCCGGTGTAGGGTAAGGAGGTTGAAAGCCACGGCCGGTAGCGGGGCCATACTGATTCTGCATTGTAGGACCCAACATTCCACCACCCATACCAACCATACCAGCTGGTCCAAAAAGGATGCCCCGTCCAATTGCTCCTATTAATGCACCAAGACCCATTAGCGGATTATTTAACTGGTTGTTTGTAGCTGCAAGCTCTGCTTCCCGTGCGCGCTTGTCTGCTTCCTGTTTTGCTTGCTCAGCTTCTTTTCTCGCTTGCTCAATTAAACGCTCTGTTTCCTCTTTTGCACGCTCGGCTTCGCGGTCAGCTTCCTCTTTCGCAAGTGCAGCTTCCGCTTTTACACGCTCGGCTTTTTGTTCGGCTTCATCTCTCGCATGCTCTGCTTCCACTCTAATGCGCATATCCTGCATACAGAAAATCGAaaattgaaaatgtacatgtcaTAAGCACCTtgcggttttttttttctatttaataatATACACTAGCCGAATATAATGCATCTTGCACAAAAAAGCGAGGAGAAATATTCACCGTAATGGAGCAGGATTTAAGAGAGTGGATTCTGACAAATAAATGTATGTCAAAGTACATACCAACCACCGGTCCACCGCTAGCTGGGTGGTACCAGCTGGGACCTCGAGGCCCTATGTTAAATTCAAAGACCGCACACTACATGGGATTATGGAGTGGGTTACCTACATGCTGTTTCATAAATATCATTgtatgtataaaataaaatattatacacCTGTTCCTGAATATTATGGTTTAACTAAGTTATCTATACGGGTATGGTTAGCACTACACGGTCAGCTAAGTTTGAAAAGCAGAAGAGAAACCATATTAAGATACATAGTATAGCCTCAGCTGGAAAGCAGAAGAGGAACCGTGTTAAGATACAGAGCAGTATAGAGAAGTAGATGTACACACGCTAAACTCCTTCAATTTGGTATCAACGGTGACaccaaaaagaagaaacaagatAAACAGATACTggagaaaaaatcaaaaataggaaaaaatacatatattaaagGAATACCTTGATCCTTTCAGCCATAATTTTAGCAAATGACAGCAGCTCGCTTTTAAGCACCTTACAATTTTCGTCACATAGATTTTTGTACCTAGTCCTCAAATCTGGAAATAAACAATGTCCTATATGTGAGAGCTGCCAAAATAATATATTGCAGATAATCAAGCAACCCAACAGGAAAAATCGGCCaaaggcaaaataaaaattcttaaaGAAGTTCGACGAACAAGTAGGGTTCAAGCCAAATCCCCTATCCAGTTGGATGGttgttttcaaaaaaagagaagaggggaaaaattttaattaagttgcaaaagaaaatttcttaGACATCAGAGTGACAAAAATAGTAATCTGAATATGATGATTCCTTTCTCCACCCTATCAAAACTTAGTACGTTCAATTGATGACATTACACAACAACTATATCCTCAGGATACAAAGAGGATTAAAACTTGCCAATAGTAGATCTGAATTCACACTTAGCATTTTGGAACATTGTAAGAGGCATAAATTACCTTCACATGATTCAATATACTTTTTCAAGCAATCCTCAACCGACTGATCAACTATAGTGGAGGGATCATCTGCGTTGCCGAATAGATTAGTAATTTTGTCCTTACTTTCAGAAGATGTCCTCAAGCGCAGTGCATACAATAAATCCCGGCAAATAGGCTCCACTTGCTACAAAAACAGAATTGATAAACAAGAAaagtttttctctttatatactGACCATCGATAAATACTAGCATTTATCTCACTTGGATGCACAGCAcggaggaaaaaagaaaagactaatcacaaatttataaataaacaaaattaggGCATATATGTGAAAGAATGAGAGTGTAGCTAATTAAAAGAATGAAAAACATCAGAAAACTTGGGTGGGGGGGCAGAAATGTGATGCTTTTCCCACCATGTCTTCcttttagatattaattatagATTAGAGATAGTGGGTTACAAATTGTAAAAAatggtatataagtaattaaataattttaaagggTATGCATGTAAAAGGATGAGAATAAAGTGAttaaaaaagaagcaaacatACTTGGGGAAAGCAAAAAGAAGATGGTGACGAAATTGCGGCAATGCAACAAGCATGTCACTAAGTCTTCTTCTTTATtataattgttaaaaatatgtAGG
Coding sequences:
- the LOC109728313 gene encoding serine/threonine-protein kinase STY8-like isoform X1; protein product: MLLLQLSVLSFLFDNLWLILLLDWGLDGVATEAETTALRASFKQEVAVWQKLNNPNATRFVGASMGTSDLKIPQKNASSNVHSSFPTRACCVAVEFLAGGTLKQYLIKNRRKKLAYKVVIQLALDLARGLSYLHSKTIVHRDVKTENMLLDIHRTLKIADFGVARVEAQNPKHMTGETGTLGYMAPEVLEGKLYNHRCDVYSFGICLWEIYCCDMPYPDISFADVSSAVVRQNLRPEIPRYSPNSLASIMRKCWDSNPDKRPEMHEVVRLLEAIDTSKGGGMIPRWSRQRVLLLCTCPRPIVPFRNCYFQIHSQHTSWYKCDLSNSGVPKPFTVGKMWLSRCDESKYY
- the LOC109728313 gene encoding serine/threonine-protein kinase STY8-like isoform X3 gives rise to the protein MLPGYEVGYAAVIAYIICFSLATFVGASMGTSDLKIPQKNASSNVHSSFPTRACCVAVEFLAGGTLKQYLIKNRRKKLAYKVVIQLALDLARGLSYLHSKTIVHRDVKTENMLLDIHRTLKIADFGVARVEAQNPKHMTGETGTLGYMAPEVLEGKLYNHRCDVYSFGICLWEIYCCDMPYPDISFADVSSAVVRQNLRPEIPRYSPNSLASIMRKCWDSNPDKRPEMHEVVRLLEAIDTSKGGGMIPRWSRQRVLLLCTCPRPIVPFRNCYFQIHSQHTSWYKCDLSNSGVPKPFTVGKMWLSRCDESKYY
- the LOC109728313 gene encoding serine/threonine-protein kinase STY8-like isoform X2; the protein is MMTKMLRLLDWGLDGVATEAETTALRASFKQEVAVWQKLNNPNATRFVGASMGTSDLKIPQKNASSNVHSSFPTRACCVAVEFLAGGTLKQYLIKNRRKKLAYKVVIQLALDLARGLSYLHSKTIVHRDVKTENMLLDIHRTLKIADFGVARVEAQNPKHMTGETGTLGYMAPEVLEGKLYNHRCDVYSFGICLWEIYCCDMPYPDISFADVSSAVVRQNLRPEIPRYSPNSLASIMRKCWDSNPDKRPEMHEVVRLLEAIDTSKGGGMIPRWSRQRVLLLCTCPRPIVPFRNCYFQIHSQHTSWYKCDLSNSGVPKPFTVGKMWLSRCDESKYY
- the LOC109720868 gene encoding protein ROOT HAIR DEFECTIVE 3-like isoform X2; protein product: MNASTGRRQTTKGMWLSRCVRPSLFIMDVEGSDGRERGEDDTSFEKQGALFALTISDLMMVNMWLRDIGREQGGSIPLLRTVFRERAKLEPGRTKVLVVIRGYDNETPFNTLVDDVVTNMEELWKSIHDQPGRPRVLFRDYIEVSVVALPDKIQEQKFKREVAKLREWFAKNSLVGFRQDKVSASDFSFSAKGIWEAIRQNKRLNLPAHRVMVSSFFCEKVVKESINSLESNEDYLSLKKGAQSSPKEFSEKLGALLKSLLTHFDTETELYEAQERAAKRQELEDGVLQQVEPICRDLLYALRLRTSSESKDKITNLFGNADDPSTIVDQSVEDCLKKYIESCEDLRTRYKNLCDENCKVLKSELLSFAKIMAERIKDMRIRVEAEHARDEAEQKAERVKAEAALAKEEADREAERAKEETERLIEQARKEAEQAKQEADKRAREAELAATNNQLNNPLMGLGALIGAIGRGILFGPAGMVGMGGGMLGPTMQNQYGPATGRGFQPPYPTPDYGYEPPYPPTSHAYGAPNPSMRPGYNPPAQSYSAKPIPPPRNPANLPGLQPAKPIPPPRNPANLPGSQPAKPIPPPRNLANLPGSQPAKPIPPPRNPANLPGSQPAKPIPPPRQLPK